The Candidatus Thermoplasmatota archaeon DNA segment TCGAGGCCTTGCCTAAAGTCCTTTTCTCCTTGTCGAAGAGGGAATCCAGAAACCCCATGCCCTTCCACCCGAACGTCAATGGATGGCGGTCGATTTATAATCTTCGGACAACCAGCGCTGCTGGAGAGCGGGTCCCGGGACGGATGCGCGACCCTTCGAGTCGCACGGAAACGGTCTAGCGTGCGATCAACGTCCCTTGGTGGGAAGAGGGGAACGTTTTTATATTGGCAGCCATATACAGTTGATTTGTCTGACAATTATCGGACACCAATGAGATGGGATGTGATATCAGTGGTACGGAAAAAGGCAGTCAGGAAGAAGAAGGTCAAGATGAACGATGCGGAAGCCATGGACTGGATGAAGCATCACACGATCGAGGACGCCAAGGAGCTCGTCTGTGAGATCTCAAGCAGAGGAAAGGACGTGCAGGATATGGTTGAGGTCGTGCGGGAACTCGAGGACATCGCGCATATCGTTGACGACCAGTCAGACTGACGTAGAGCAGCGTGCAGTGCAGGCGCCGGGATTCGAACCCGGGCAGTTGGCTTGGAAGGCCAAAATCCTAGACCAGGCTGGATCACGCCTGCCCGTCCTAGCATAAACAAGCCTCTCTTCATTACCTTTTCGAAAAAAGAAGATAGGTGGGGATCACCCCACAGCTATCTTAACGGGATGGGCACGGAACTCAGTCATCTTCATAGTCAGTGGAGCAACCGTATGAGCGGTAGACATCTTCCCAACTGTAGTGGTTTTCGTCCATCTTTCTTCACCCCTGTGAGATGAGAGAAGTCCTCGTCCTTTAAATACGTAAGAAGGGGGGAGTGGAGTGAAAGTGCTCGCGTCAATAGAACTGTGTGTGAGAGAGCACCTGCTTCACGATGAGCGCAAAGGAGAGGGACAGCACGACCGTCCCCCAGTCAGCGACCCCGAGAGCGAAGAGCCCCAGGGAAATGCCCACGATGACGAAGAAGGCTCCCAAGAGCACCTTGAGGTCGATATCGTCAAGGAAAAGAATGAGTATTCCAAGAGCCACGAAGAGCACGGTCCCCGAGACTAGCGCGGTAACAAGAGCGTCCATTATCCCATCCTTGTGACGTATAGTGATTCTCTCTAATAAATCCTTATGCTTTGTGCCTGACGCGCACGGCCTCGCCGCGCTTGCTCTCGACCATCTCCTTGGCGGGCATGCGGGCCACGCCGACCGCTCGGACCTCGTCCCCGCAGACGACGGCGACATCGTCCCCTTCCCTTATGTTCGGGTCCGCGCCCGTGACGCCGATCGCGAAGATGTTCCCCTCAGGGCGGAAGTCCTCGATCGTGACGCAGTAGGACTTCTCCCGCGCAAGGACACTCCCTCCCTCCAGCGTGAGCGAGAGCATCCCCCTTGACGGCACGAGCGTTGCGAGATGCTCCTCCCCGATTATCCTGACGTTCGGGTACCTTCCCCTGAGCCCGCAGTCCTTCACGAGGTCCCCGCCCACGTCCCCGAACTGGAACACGGCCAGGTTCCTGACGTCCTGGATGAGCCTCTCCTTCCTCCCCGTCCGCTCGACGTCCTCGGTCGCCTCGGAAAGGGCCTTCCCGAGAGCCACGATCGAGGATGACGAGGTCAGCGATCCCTCCGTCATGAACACGGCGTCCTCCAGCATGTCGGAGAGGAGCTCCTTCTCCGCCCCGAGATGGACGACCATGCGGGTGTACTCGTTGCCCTCCAGGAAAGATTGCAGTTCCTCGCGGATGATCTTTGCCTCCTCCCCGCTCCAGTCTCCCGTGACCGGTATGTCGTAGTCCTGGGCGGGATGGAAGAGCTCCAGCTCCCTCGGGACGAGTCCGAGGGGAGACGTCACTATCATCTCGTGGATCGCAGACCTGTTCCCGGACGCTTTGACAGCCCGCCTGAATATCCTGTGGGACTTGGAGAGCGAGTACGGCTTGCGGGCCGAGCACGGGATCAGCAGGAGCACCGCCGCAGCTGGCGGCCTCGAGTAGCGCTGAAGCAGTCTCATCCTGAACCTGAGCACGTCCGGTCGGTACAGCGAGGCCTCGGACAGGGCAAGAACCTCCCCGCCCGTCACGGGGACGCTCGGTTCCACCGCGGCGTAGAGCCTCCGGTCCATGTGCCTCATGACCGAAACGCACCAAGCGCTCGAGAGCATCCTCCTCTCCGCTAGTTCCCTCAACCGACCGCGCTCGATGGCGTTCCTGCACACCTGGAGCTCCCTCATCAGGACGTGGGAGTTGTGGTCCCTCAGGTTGTCTTTGGTTACTCCTTCCTCGCAGGTCGGGCAGTGGCAGATCTTCCTGCCAGCCTCC contains these protein-coding regions:
- a CDS encoding DUF5591 domain-containing protein — translated: MLETLRRDWLARIGKWDLMDWTVETPNVLFFQSDRVRPPESSEVLLLSKETETDKPFVLDAGSAFLPSDLSGENVIPPDLGYPMSLDEINVTGDGDDFVVVRDRSRELAERVRELHERVFVLGNAMEMLRHPLEFAKRVMAVRSNMSPHGLAYAPGIATPANLSVLIYCGVDLADSLRVVVESGYGRFHTERGSMPYEEAGRKICHCPTCEEGVTKDNLRDHNSHVLMRELQVCRNAIERGRLRELAERRMLSSAWCVSVMRHMDRRLYAAVEPSVPVTGGEVLALSEASLYRPDVLRFRMRLLQRYSRPPAAAVLLLIPCSARKPYSLSKSHRIFRRAVKASGNRSAIHEMIVTSPLGLVPRELELFHPAQDYDIPVTGDWSGEEAKIIREELQSFLEGNEYTRMVVHLGAEKELLSDMLEDAVFMTEGSLTSSSSIVALGKALSEATEDVERTGRKERLIQDVRNLAVFQFGDVGGDLVKDCGLRGRYPNVRIIGEEHLATLVPSRGMLSLTLEGGSVLAREKSYCVTIEDFRPEGNIFAIGVTGADPNIREGDDVAVVCGDEVRAVGVARMPAKEMVESKRGEAVRVRHKA